GGAGGCTCCTTGGAGTATCCCCTCGTCTAAGAAATATTTGTAAAACCACTTCCAAAGCTCAACCTTCGCCGCTGCGTAGTCGCGAGGACTCAGGTCGCCGTCGATAAAGTATTTTCCAACCTCAAATATGCGATATCCTTGGCGACGGAATTCATCCAGTATGGGAGTTTGAACTCCTCGATAGTCTAATATATGCTCGGCGGGCACAAAGTAGTCCGGGGTCGAGTTCCCTTTGTTTTGGCTTAGACCATTTCCCGAACCGTCAATCACGCGCAAGTGGGCGCGACGAAGCCCGTTTGGGGTACGAATGTTCAGCAGCGCGTAGGACATTCGACCTTCTACGGAATATTTCTCCATCCATTTTTCATCAAGTTTTTTGGTAATTTCCAATTCTCGCGAGTCGGCCGCATCGCCATAACCTTTATGGGTTGCGTTTTGGCCACTTCTCGGACCCACATATTTAAAATCTAAACCCATTGAATTTGCGAGCATGCGCGAAAAACCGTCGCCAGACTCGTCCGCAAGCATAACTCGAGATTCGTTCGTAACATCACCGATTTCAATTATTCTTGCAGACTTAGAAAGGGCGACGCTGGCTTTAATGTTAATCGTCGAAACAGGTGAGTAAAACTCAATACACCAATTAATGGTGCCGGCTGCCCAAACATTTGACAGCGGCAAGGCCAACAGGAAAGCTAAATTAAAACTTGTGAGAACCTTCAGTAGACCCTTCATTCAGGGTAAATTCAGCAAACTACAGGCCATTTTAGAGGAACAATACGGCGGGTTTGAAACGCGTCTCAAAATGATACAAAACCAAAGGTATTTTTCTAACAGGTTGTAATACTTGATTTGCATATTACTTGCTGGCTTTCTTTGTTAGTTGTCGCGCAAAGGGAGCAAGATTCGGAAGTCCCTCTGCCGATTTTTCTAATGCGGCCTTCCGAACTGAAGCATAGATTCTATCGGCGGCAACGGTTCCACCAAATAATGTCGCGATTAAAATAGCAGTGCTAATCAGATCATTCATAGAGTAATCCTTTGTTAAAGTTTGTCTTTCCATCGTTTAAAAATATTAAAAATCGTTTTACTGTCCCATTTCACTTTCCCGGTGCGAGTTTTTAATCCACGTCGGACAAGCTCTCTGGCGACTTCACTGTGATTGCGACCTTCACGCTGGATCAATTCAATGACGAGACGGCAAATTTTCATTTCCATTCGGTTGGGAAGTAGTTTCCCATCCCGAACCTGGAAACCATAGGGTGGGGTAGTGTAGCGGTAGTTTTCAGGATTTGTTGAGACAGGCTTTACGGCGTCAATATCAATCCCAAGGTCGCGAAGTCGAGACCTGATGGCAAATCTTGAAACCTTAAATTTGGATGCGATTTGATTGAGGGAAAGCTTCTCTTCTAGGTAAAGTCTGCCAATTTCTTCTGAATTCAGAAGCTTGGCGGAGAGACAAACCTGAATGAAATCAACGAAGTACGCATAGTTCGTACCGTATTCGGGTTGGTGCACCAATCTTGATACGGGACGAACTCCCGACAGGTTGCTTCGAGCTATTGAATTTACCCATTGACGAAATCTGGCACTATCAAAGATGATGAATTCATGACCAGTAGACATAACTTACTCACATATAGTCTATTTATTATAAAATCAGTTAGCGCAGCCACGGTTGTTATGTTTTCGTGTATGGCAATGGGCGAGCTCTTTTTTGATAAAAATTTATTCAGCGGTTTTCTGCAAAGACCCTCTTTGTGGCCATTAATTTTCATTGAGACTTGTGTAGCTGCGGTGCCTATGACAGTGTTAGGGGCTCTTTTTCTGTACCGTTTTCGCCTAGCAATTAAAGAAAAATTTGTAATGGTGTCTGTCACAACTTGGCTTTCGCTGAGTGCCCTTCTGGTTGGTTTATACGCCCATTTCTATTGGACTCGGGAATGGCATCTGACTTCTATGGCTCCTGGGCTCTTTTTCGGCTGGATTTTACCTGGAAGTCTAACGTTAATTTGCTTTGTTAAATTCTCATTGAATCTTCGACAAGAACCAAGCGCTTTATAGGCACTACTTTCCCGATCAAAACCCTAACTTAAATGCATTGAATAGCTCTGCTATCACGATAGACTTATAGTCGAATACACCCTCATTTTCGAAAGGTCCAATTCCTGTAATTTAAAAGTCTTACGTCACCTATGCCCGATCCGCACGTTACAGGGTAAAAATCGGCCTTGGGGATCAGGCAAGTGCGCCTGAAGATACTCAATGATTTGTCCTTCAGGACTCTTTAGTATGAGTCGTTACTAATGAATAAAGCCTATCGACTTATTTATCATGTGATCCAATACCGGTTTCACATTGAATAACTGGAGGTTCATAAACATGATTACGAAATCTTATTTTGAAAAATTAGAAAAAATGTACGGCCCTTTAACCTTTGGTGGACTTTTTAAAGCATGGAGAGAAGGCGAAGAACTTACTCAAACTGCCTTTGCCAAAAAACTTGGACTGCCTGAAATTGGATTAATTCAATTAGCCCTTCGAGACTCTCTGGTTAAAGAGGGTTTTCACTACGAAGTTAAGTTGGAATCAGCCTTAGTGTAGCACTATTGACTTGCTGGTTGTAAATGCTTGACTTTGATGATCACTCGACGATTAGCGGCTCGGCCTTGAAAATTAGTATTCGGTGCCACGGGTTGCGATTCTCCAAATCCTTTGGCTTCGATCGGATAATATTTCTTTTGTTTTGCCAAATAATCCCCCAGCCTTTTCTTCAGGTATTCGGCTCGATCTTGACTGAGCTTCATGTTGTAATTATCATCCCCCAAACTATCAGTGTGGCCCTCGATCGTAATATTTTGTACCGAAGTCATTTCGGCGACTTGTTGGCTCACTTCATCCAGTATCACTTCAGAACTTTGAGTTAAAGAAGTAGAATCAAATTCGAAAGACATATTAGCTAAGTTAAAGCTTTTTTGGTTGTCCTGATTGAGCTCTATTTTTTGCGGGGAAGTAACACCAAAAGAATAATTAATTCCCACATAAACTCTCAGGTCAGGTGTGCCGAAACCTTTTAAAACCTCACGCCCCAAACCTGTGTGCAAGGCTATTTTATGTGTCCATTGATGCTTGATGCCGATCAAGACCTCGAGGGCTTTATCCTTGCGGTCTTGAAATTCTATCTGATCAGGAAAGGACTGGGATGCTTGGCTTCCAAAAAGCTCTGCAATTAAATTGGAGTCCCAATTTTCTTTGAAGTAGCTTAATCCAAAAGAATAAATATACTGATTGGGGACCCGACTGACAAAAGAATTACTCGCAGTCGCCGTACCTATTTGGCGCCAACGATGACCAAAGTTAAAGGCAAAATTAAATTTTCCAAGGGATCGGTCAAAGAAAAATTCTAAATTAGTAGTCGGTCCACTTCCTTGTCCAGCATAGGGATTGTTTTCAATGCGATTCATATTAAACGAAAGCATCCAAGCAAATCCCCACTCGGCCCATTGATAATTTCCATTTTTAATTCCAAGTCGAGTTTCAGTAAAACCAGGGTCTTTAAAAAACACACACGATTGACAACCTTGATTTTCCTTACTCAATAAGTAAGGTGAATGAAGGTCCAATTCCCATCCAGAGCCAATTCCCATACCCGCATTCAAATCCAAAGAATAAATTCGATCACGGCTATTAAATAGTGTTTGCGATTGGGCCTCTTGCAAATACGATAAAGTATTAGAAGCTCCGTTAGCAAAGAGACCCAAATTAATAGTTTGCGGGCTTAATACTTGGCTCGATTGCACTGTAACAAATGATAACCCGTTAGCAGAAGGATTAAAAGTTTGAGCATCAGTGCCCAACACATTGGCCTTTACTTGAATCAAATATAAAAATAATACCACAGGTAAAATCAAACCCAGCCTGACGTTCAGATACTTCATACCGCATTCCTTGCTTTTTTTCATATTATTCTTTAATAATTCAAAAGGGACAACAAATTTGATTTCCCTTTAGCAATTAATAGATTCAACTTATAGTTTCAATTATAGTTTTAATTATAGATTTAACTAAATATGATTAGGATGTAATTACATAATTAGGAGATTTTATGAATATAAAGTGGATAAGTATCCTTTACATTTCCTTAATGGCTTGTTTTGGATTGCTTTCTTGCCGAAGCAATTCTAAGAATTCTAACCAACAAGTTCAAATGCTCGTTAGTGATAAATCCACTATTCAATCGCCAATGGTGCAAATGAAAATTTTTTCTGAACTAATGGGTGAGCTTATCCCCTACTATGGTGCAGATGTGGATATAAGCCCAACTAAAACGTCCCATTTGCAAGCCACCTTGGGCCGTTTCAAAACAACTTCCTTTCACGCCAATCAAGGAATTGGCAGACTAGGACCTTTATATGAAAGTGCCACTAAATATTTGGTCAAAGAAACAAACCAAGCGCTTTGGTATTTAGAGCAAAATCGTCCTAAGCTGGCCATTGAGATCAGCAAAAAAATGGTCGGAGCCTGCATCACTTGCCACACACAATCATCCTCATACAGTCGTCAATGGCCAGATCCATGGAACCTTAATAACAAAATCTCTAATAAAGATAAGGCTAATTATTATCTGGCAACTCGCCAATATGACAATGCCTTGGATTCCTATAATACCGTTTTAACAGAACATCGCAAAGGCGAACTACCAGTGGCTCAGTGGTACGAATCCACCACCCGTTCTTTGGCTGTTGCCATCAGAGTAAAAAAAAATCCAAGTCTGGCCTTAGAAGTGGTTTCTTCATTGTTTGATGCCAAAAGTGTTCCTGACCATTTAGCCCAGGGCTGCAGGCTGTGGCAAAGATCACTAAAAAAATGGCGAACAGAAATAAAACAGCATAAAGATTTGAAAACAAAAAATCCAAAGATTCTTATAAATGAAATCGAGCAGTGGTTAGCTCGAATGGAGAGCGAAAACAAGGCTAAACAATATTATCTAATCGATCGTTTAAGAATTTCAGAAGCGCTCAATAATTTGATGTTGCAGTCGGATATACAAAATAAACATTTGGCTCAAGCTTATTTATTAGCTGGAATAAATTCAAAATATCTAGAGGACGTAGATCTTACAAGCCCTTCACTGTTTTATTATCAGGCTTGTATTCGTACCCTGCCAAAAAGTGACCTAGCCGCACGTTGTTTTGAAAATTATGAAAAAACAGTCCAGCTTTTACAAGCTGAACTGCCAAAAAATCAAGGCACCGTAAAAAGCGAAACCTTATCAGAACAAGACGAATTGCGTGGACTAGCATTATAGGATTACCAACGATAGATCACTGAGTCTAAAACAACGGCGCTCCAGTTATATCATCTACCCCATCCTCATTAGCATCAACGGCGCCAGGTGGTAACTGAAGATCTGGATTGAATTCCGAGGCTGGTGATAATTCTGGTTGTTTGGTCACCATGGTGGGTTGCGTTAGCTTTTGTAACTGAATTG
The DNA window shown above is from Deltaproteobacteria bacterium and carries:
- a CDS encoding recombinase family protein, with the protein product MSTGHEFIIFDSARFRQWVNSIARSNLSGVRPVSRLVHQPEYGTNYAYFVDFIQVCLSAKLLNSEEIGRLYLEEKLSLNQIASKFKVSRFAIRSRLRDLGIDIDAVKPVSTNPENYRYTTPPYGFQVRDGKLLPNRMEMKICRLVIELIQREGRNHSEVARELVRRGLKTRTGKVKWDSKTIFNIFKRWKDKL
- a CDS encoding OmpA family protein is translated as MKYLNVRLGLILPVVLFLYLIQVKANVLGTDAQTFNPSANGLSFVTVQSSQVLSPQTINLGLFANGASNTLSYLQEAQSQTLFNSRDRIYSLDLNAGMGIGSGWELDLHSPYLLSKENQGCQSCVFFKDPGFTETRLGIKNGNYQWAEWGFAWMLSFNMNRIENNPYAGQGSGPTTNLEFFFDRSLGKFNFAFNFGHRWRQIGTATASNSFVSRVPNQYIYSFGLSYFKENWDSNLIAELFGSQASQSFPDQIEFQDRKDKALEVLIGIKHQWTHKIALHTGLGREVLKGFGTPDLRVYVGINYSFGVTSPQKIELNQDNQKSFNLANMSFEFDSTSLTQSSEVILDEVSQQVAEMTSVQNITIEGHTDSLGDDNYNMKLSQDRAEYLKKRLGDYLAKQKKYYPIEAKGFGESQPVAPNTNFQGRAANRRVIIKVKHLQPASQ